From the Natrarchaeobaculum aegyptiacum genome, one window contains:
- a CDS encoding DUF7503 family protein — MSDNDSMKDYLAQHPRMIGALFTILLLLSQAGSASAAIATQVGP; from the coding sequence ATGTCCGACAACGACAGCATGAAAGATTACCTCGCACAGCACCCCCGAATGATCGGCGCACTGTTCACCATCCTGCTCCTGCTGAGTCAGGCAGGGTCGGCCTCTGCAGCGATTGCTACTCAAGTTGGCCCGTGA
- a CDS encoding translation initiation factor eIF-1A, with amino-acid sequence MSSARSRVVTEESGRRNLRMPNSDEVFAIVTEHLGGNHVQLRCQDGKERLGRIPGRMKYRTWIEQDDIVVAEPWDWQDEKATIEWRYTSQDADQLRREGHID; translated from the coding sequence ATGTCTTCCGCACGTAGTCGGGTTGTGACAGAAGAATCAGGGCGACGGAACCTCCGTATGCCAAACAGCGACGAAGTATTCGCAATCGTGACCGAGCACCTTGGTGGAAACCACGTCCAGCTTCGGTGCCAGGACGGGAAAGAGCGCCTCGGGCGCATCCCCGGCCGCATGAAGTACCGCACCTGGATCGAGCAGGACGACATCGTCGTCGCCGAACCCTGGGACTGGCAGGACGAGAAAGCCACCATCGAGTGGCGCTACACCAGCCAGGACGCAGATCAGCTCCGTCGCGAAGGCCACATCGACTGA